The genomic stretch TTTCCTCTACGAAATGGTTTGGACACTACCTGGAGCCTTGCTGCTTACCTGGGCCGAAAAACGCTTCAAACTGGGCTATGGGAAGCTATTTTGCCTGTATGTCTGTTGGTACACTTTCGGGCGTTTCTTCGTCGAAGCATTGCGTATTGACCCGGTAAACCATGTCGGTGGTTTTCGGTTAAACAACTACACGTCGGTAATTGTTTTTATTTTTGGTGCGCTGCTATTTGTTCTGCTATTGAAGCGCTATCCCGGTATGCCTGAAGCCCCATTTGCGAAAAAAATCAACTCTGCTGACCATGGTGTTGTCTCCTCGCGCCCTTAACTTTTGGCAGGTAAGGTTCGTACAGTTATAGCCAATATTAAGGAGGAAATAGATGTCTAGCGGGTTCGTTCATCTTCACAATCACACCGATTTTTCGATGTTGGATGGTGCTGCCCGCGTAGATGATTTGATGAAAGCAGCCAGCGAACAAGGGATGCCAGCCCTCGCCATTACCGACCATGGCAACATGTTTGGTGCTTTCGAATTTTTCAAAGCTGGACTTAAACATGGGGTTAAACCGATCATCGGTTTGGAGGCCTACCTGACGCCTAACGGTTTGTCGCGTCAGAAACGTAAACGCGTCCAATTCGGTGATGGTACTGGTGATGATGTGGCTGCCAAAGGTGCCTATACTCACATGACTATCTGGTCTGCTACTAGGGCTGGAATGCACAATTTATTCCGTTTAGCGTCTAGAGCTTCTCTAGAGGGTTATTTCTACAAACCGCGAGCTGATCTGGAATTGCTAAATGAATACCATGAAGGCTTAATCGCCACGACTGGTTGCCCTTCAGGTGAAGTGCAAACTTATTTGCGTCTAGGTCTTTATGACAAAGCAGTCGAGGCAGCTGCCGGATTTCAAGATATTTTCGGCAAAGATTCCTTTTACGTCGAACTAATGGATCACGGTCTAGATATTGAAACTAATGTGCGCGCTGATCTGTTACGTCTAGCCAAAGACATCAACGCACCGCTAGTGGCAACCAATGACTTGCACTATGTGCACGCTGAAGACGCAAAAGCTCAAGATATTTTGTTATGTGTTTCATCTGGCTCCCGGCTAGACACTCCCGGCAGATTCAAATTCGACGGTAGCGGTTATTACCTAAAAACCGTCGACGAAATGCGCACCCTATTTTCTAACTATCCATCGGCTTGTGATAACACCCTGGCTATCGCTGAGCGATGCCAAATCCACTTTGATGAAGGCTCTGGCACTTTTATGCCAGTATTTGATACCCCCGAGGGACACAACGAAGAAACCTGGTTCAGGCATCAAGCCGAAGAAGGGTTAATCCGTAGATACGGTCAGCCACTACCTAAAGAAATCCGTGAGCGCGCTGACTATGAAATGGACGTTATCTTAACCAAAGGTTATCCCGGCTATTTCCTAATCGTTGCTGACTACGTCAACTGGGCAAAGAATCAAGGAATACGCGTTGGTCCTGGACGTGGTTCCGGTGCCGGCTCAATCATCGCCTATGCCATGGGAATTACCGACCTAGATCCGCTGCCATATGGACTGTTATTTGAACGATTTTTAAACCCAGAGCGCCCATCCCTGCCCGACTTCGATATCGACTTCGACGAGCGTAGACGCGGTGAAGTAATCGACTACGTCACCGAAAAATATGGCAAAGACCATGTCGCCCAAATAGTTACCTACGGCACCATTAAAGCTAAGCAAGCAGTCAAAGATTCAGCGCGCGTCTTGGATAAACCCTATAGCGTCGGCGAGCGGATAACTAAAGCTATGCCGCCAGCCGTGATGGGCAAAGACGTGCCGCTCAATGATTTATTCAACCCCGAGCATGCCCGCTACAAAGAGGGAGAGGAATTTAGAGACCTCTACGACTCTGACTCGGAAGTTAAAGAAGTCGTCGATACCGCTAAAGGCATTGAAGGGCTGAAACGTCAGTGGGGGGTGCACGCTTGTGGCGTCATTGTCGGGTCAGTGCCGTTAACCGACGTGATACCGATCATGAAACGTGAGGCTGACGGTGCCATAATCACCCAATTTGATTACCCCTCGGCAGAGTCATTAGGGCTAGTCAAAATGGACTTCTTGGGGCTACGGAATCTGACGATTATGGACGATGCCTTAAGCAATATCAAAGACAACCAGGGTATCGAGATCAAGCTGGAAGAGATCGCTTTAGATGATCCAAAAACTTTCGAGTTAATGCAACGCGGTGACACGCTAGGCGTTTTCCAGTTAGATGGTGGACCAATGCGCGCCCTGCTGCGTTCTATGCAGCCCGACAAGTTCGAGGACATCTCTGCTGTCTCCGCGCTTTATCGTCCAGGTCCGATGGGTGCCGACTCGCATAATAAATACGCTAGACGAAAAACTGGTCGCGAACCCATCGAGCCGATTCATCCAGAGCTAGCCGAACCCTTAGCCGATATTTTGGGAGAAACCTATGGTCTAATCGTCTACCAAGAACAGGTGATGATGATTGCTCAGCGGCTAGCTGGATATACACTGGGCGCTGCAGACAAACTGCGTCGAATAATGGGCAAGAAAAAGAAAGAAGAACTTGACCCTCAATATGAAGTCTTTAAGTCTGGAATGCTAGAGCGTGGCTATAGTGAACAGGCCTTCCAAACCATCTGGGATATCCTCGTACCATTTTCTGACTATGCCTTTAATAAATCTCACTCGGCAGCCTACGGGTTGGTTAGCTACCAGACGGCGTGGTTGAAAGCTAATTATCCGACAGAGTACATGGCGGCTTTACTGCAATCAGTAAAAGACGATAAATCAAAGTCTGCCCTCTACCTGGCTGAATGTCGCAGAATGGGTATCCAAGTATTACCCCCTGACGTTAACGAGTCTCAAGGACGTTTCACGCCGGTTGGGCAAGCCATTCGTTTTGGGCTTTCTGCGGTGCGCAATGTTGGTGACCAAGTGGTTGACGGCATCGTTCAGGCGCGTAAAGAACATGGGGCGGCTAGCGATTTCTTTGAATTCTTAGACAATGCTCCATTGTCAGTGTGCAACAAACGCATGATTGAGTCGCTGATTAAGGCGGGTGCCTTCGACTCCATGGGGCATAAACGTCGTGCGCTAATGGAAATCTATGAAGACGCGATTGATCAGATTTCTGATTTGAAACGGAATGAAGAAAATGGTCAAGATTCACTTCTAGGTGGCTTCGGTGTATCAAGTGAGCCTGGTGCAAGCTCTCACCTAGAACTTCCTGAGGTTGACGAATGGGATAAGCGTGTTCGACTTGGTTTTGAGCGAGAAATGCTTGGTCTATATGTTTCCGATCACCCGTTGCATGGCATGGAAAATGTCTTAGCGACCAATCGAGAGATGAGTCTTAGCGACCTTGCTGAACATGGTGTAGACGGTGCCACCCAAGTGATTTGCGGGTTAATAACGACAGTGTCGAGGCGTCAGACCAAAAAGGGCGCCTCTTGGGCGACAATAGTTGTTGAAGACCTCGATGCTTCTATAACTGTGTTGGTTTTCCCGAAAATCTACGAACAGGTTGCCGCATTGCTGGCACCAGATACGCTGGTTAGAGTTCGAGGACGAGTATCTGTCCGCGATGATGTCGCTGAGTTGCAAGCCAATGAGTTATCAGTGGTTAATGTTGACGAACACACCCATACCGGGCCAATTCAAATTGGTTTGCCGGCTAGCCGCTGCACTCAAGTAGTGATAGATAGATTACGTTCAATACTACAAAACCACCCTGGAGCCAACGAGGTTCGATTGACCGTTAGCTCCTCAACTGCCAAAAACACCTACCTATTGGGTGAAGAATTGCGAGTTAGCCCGTCGCAGCCATTAATGGCAGATCTGAAGGCGTTACTGGGGCCTGCGAGCGTGAGTTTGGGGAATAACTGATGAATCAGCTCAGCCCATTAGACATCGCCTCAAGAATTGAGGCGCTTAGACGTAAACGGACGCTCAGACGCAATATTTGGTTACTTGCATTAATAGTTGTTACCGGTGGTTTAGCTTGCGGGATGGTGTGGCATTGGGTTGTTCGCATCCCAAATTTCGTAACTGGAGAGGACGGGTCAGCCACTATTTCTGAACGCGCCGCCAGCCAGGTTTTTCGCTGCGACGGGGCATTTGTCGTCATCGGTTTACTAGCAGGCCTGCTTATTGGGGTACTTTCTTGGCGACTACTACGTCATATCGGATGGTTAGTTAGCATTGTGACTGCTTTCGCGGCACTGCTTTCGGGTTGTTGTTGCTGGGCTCTGGGAGTAATTCTTGGCCCCAATAATTTTGCCGAGCGGGTTTCTAAAGCCGTTGCCGGTGATCAAGTGCCGATAGATTTTGGGCTGCATTCTTTTGCTGCGTTATTAGTTTGGCCTCTGGCGGCAGTATTGCCGATATTGCTGTATTCCACATTGAACCGAGATGGTGAACCAGTTGCTGAAACAGACGATGAAATGAACTAATGAAGGTTTCATACCTTAAGGACGATAGTATTCATCCATGCTCAAAACGATTGACCTTAGGCAATTTAACGCAGACTATTCGCGGGCAATTCCTCGCGCTCAGTTTGACGTTGACCATGCTTTGGAATCAGTGGCACCGATCTGTGACGCGGTTCGTGACCAAGGATTAGCGGCCTTAACACGTTTTAGTGAGCAATTCGATCATGTGGTGCCGAGTACATTCCGGGTACCCCAACCCCGTCTTGACGAGGCATTAAACCAGCTAGATCCACAGCTACGCGATGCTATCGCGGAATCCATTAGGCGCCGGCGTCAGGTTTGTGAAGAAATTGAGGTAGAACCGAGTGAACGCAGTGTAGAACTCGCTCCAGGAGCGAGGGTGACTAACCGGCTACACCCGATCTCTAGTGTCGGCCTCTATGTTCCGGGTGGTTTAGCCCCCTTAGCGTCGAGTGTATTGATGAATGTTGTTCCGGCTCAGGTAGCTGGTGTTGATCGGCTGGCAGTAGCGACCCCTCCGCAAGCTGAATTTGGTGGTTTCCCACACCCGACGATTCTGGCAGTGTGCAAGATGCTGGATGTGTCAGAGGTTTATGCGGTCGGTGGGGCACAAGCCATAGCTATGTTTGCTCACGGAGTAGCTGGGCTAAGTGAGAAAGTTGATTTAGTTACTGGACCGGGAAATATATATGTGGTTGCGGCAAAACGCTATCTACGCGGTGTAGTTGGTATAGATGCGGAAGCTGGTCCTACTGAAATCGCTATCTTGGCTGACGATACGGCCTCTCCTGAGTATCTGGCAGCAGATTTAATCAGCCAAGCTGAGCATGACCCGCTGGCCGCATCGGTTCTGGTCACAGACTCACAAAAGCTAGCTGAGGCAGTCCGAGCTGAAGTAGAACGGCAAACTGAGTGTCTAGATACCCGAGATCGCCTACGTTATGCCTTATCAGGCGATCAATCAGTCATAGCTTTAGTACGTGATATAGACCAAGGTTTGGCTGTTGTTAACGGTTACGGCGCTGAGCACTTAGAGATTCAAACCGACAATGCAGCACAGGTTGCGGGGCAGGTAACTAATGCTGGCGCATTATTTGTAGGCTCCTATTCGCCCGTCCCATTAGGTGATTATTCTGCTGGGTCAACTCACGTTTTGCCTACTGGTGGAGCGTCTAGATATTCCTCCGGTTTGAGCGTGCGTTCTTTCATGCGCTCAATGCATGTCATTTCTTATAGCGGGGAAGCATTAGCTGAGTTAAGCGAGGGCATTCAATCATTTGCTCATGCTGAGCATCTTCCCGGTCACGCTTTTGCAGTGAAAGTTAGGCAAAATAAATGAGTCAACAACTAGCTTTGGCTGATTTGCCACTACGTCCCGAATTAGTAGGTCAGACTCCTTATGGGGCTCCCCAGCTCGATATTCCGGTGCGTCTTAACACCAATGAGAATCCTTATGCCCCAAGCTCAAAGGTGCGTAAACAGATGGTTGAGGCTGCCGAGCAGGTAGTCAAATCCATTGATCGCTACCCAGATCGGGAAGCCAGTCAATTACGGCAAGCGTTAGCAGATTACCTAGGCTTTTCACTTAGTGCCGAGAACATCTGGGTGGCTAATGGGTCAAACGAGATCATGATTCATTTGTTGGGCGCATTCGGTGGGCCTGGACGTAAAGTTCTTACATTTGATCCGACCTATTCCATGTATCCCGAATATGCCCGCAACACGCACACTGAATATGCAACTGCTAGCAGACGAGCTGATTTTGGTTTAGATTCTGGCGATGTTTTAGCTGCCGCTAGTCAAAATAATGCAGATATTCTCATCATTACTACGCCAAATAATCCAACAGGAACTCTTACGCCGGTGGCTGTTATCGACGAAATTTGTGCTGGTTTTGACGGCATAGTGATAGTGGATGAGGCATATATTGAATTTGCTGAATATCCGCTAGATTCTGCTATCGCATTACTGCCGAAATATCCCAAGCTGGTAGTGACGCGCACAATGTCAAAAGCATTCGCATTTGCTGGAGGCAGATTAGGTTATTTGGCTGCGTCTCCGGCGATTGTTGACGCCTGCCGAATAGTGCGTTTGCCGTACCACTTATCGTCAATGTCACAAGCCATAGCGCTAGTTGCATTAAAAAACAGCGGTGAGATGTTGGCTAAAGTCGAACAGTTAAGGATGAATATTCGTCAAACTCAAAGTTGGCTAAAATCCAAAGGGCTTACAGTCATCCCATCTCAAGCGAATTTCTGTCTATTTGGCAGATTCGAGGATCGTCACGATGTGTGGGAAAAACTTGTTGCCAAAGGGGTCTTAATTCGCGAGGTTGGACCTCGGGGTTATTTGCGGGTTAGTGCCGGTACCGCAGAGGAAATGACTACTTTTCGGGAAGCGCTATCTGAAGTGCTCTCCGACATTGAAGTGAGAGGTTAGAAAATGGCGCCGAGGATAGCAAAAATAGCTCGAAAAACCAGTGAATCTGACGTTAGCGTTGAGCTGAATCTAGACGGTAGCGGAAAATCCCAGATCTCTACGGGCATCGGATTTTATGACCATATGTTGACCTCGTTGGCTAAGCATTCACTGATCGACATGAAGGTGATTGCTACCGGTGATATCGAAATTGATTCCCACCATACTATCGAGGATTGTGCCATCACCATCGGTCAAGCTTTGAATCAGGCTTTAGGTGACAAGCGTGGTATCCGCCGGTTTGGCCAGGCTATTGTGCCTCTAGATGAGGCTTTGGCTCAATGCGTGATTGATGTCGCCGGACGAGCTTATGCAGTGTTGAACGGGGAGCCAGAGACTCAGATCAATGCACGTATTGGTGGGTTAGCTCCACTTTACCCCGGGTCTATGACTTATCACGTCATCGAATCATTGGCTGCTAACGCAAATATCTGTATTCACCTGCGTTTACTGGCTGGGCGGGAGCCACACCACATTGTCGAAGCTGAATTTAAGGCGTTAGCTCGCGCCTTGCGTGAAGCTATCGAGCCAGACCCCAGGGTTGGCGGTATTCCGTCCACGAAAGGCACCTTGTGAAGGTAGGGGTTCTCGACTATGGCTCGGGAAACCTTCATTCTGTGGCAAAAGCTCTCAGCTTAGCTGGCGCTGAGGTTATCGTTACTAACCAGGCAAAAACGCTAGCAAAATTATCGCGTTTAGTAGTTCCGGGCGTGGGCTCGTTCGATGCTTGTATGGCTGGTATCAAAGCGGTTGGTGGTGACGAGATTATTCGCGATTTTATTTCTCGCCAGTATCCGTTACTAGGTATTTGCGTTGGTCATCAAGTTATGTTTTCGGCTGGCAACGAACATGGGCGCCGTACTGCAGGGCTAGGCATTTTTCCTGGGGTAGTGGAGAAGTTGACTGCCAAAAAATTGCCGCACATGGGCTGGAACAAGCTGTTGGCGCCCAAGACAGGGGTCTTTTCAGGTTTGGATAATCAGTGGGTGTACTTCGTCCACTCGTATGGTGCACAGAGGCGCCAGGCAGTCCCTGCTGATGCCGAAATCGCTTTTGTCGAATATGGTGGGCAGCGTCTCATCGCAGCAGTTTCTTGGAAATCTGTGTTGACGACACAGTTTCATCCAGAAAAATCTGGTGCGAGTGGAGCCATGATCATTCGTAATTGGTTGATGAGATAACCTCGAAGCGTGGATGAAAAATTAGCTCAGTGTCTGATATTGCTGCCGGCTGTTGATGTTAAAAACGGCCAGGCAGTGCAGTTAGTGCAAGGCGTTGCTGGTAGCGAACGCGTTTTTGGAGACCCTTTAGAAGCTGCTCAGCATTGGGCTGCTGAGGGCGCTAAATGGTTGCATTTAGTTGATTTGGATGCAGCTTTTGGTCAGGGTGATAATTCGAAGATTATTGCTCGTGTGGTTGAGCAGCTTAAAATCAATGTGGAAGTATCTGGCGGTATCCGTGATCAAGAATCTTTAGATAGAGCCTTGTCGGCTGGGGCAAGACGAGTAAATATTTCCACTGCGGCGCTGGAGAATCCACGCTGGTGCGAGAAAATTCTTAGCGAGTATGGGGATAAAGTGGCCATCGGCCTAGATGTGCGCGGCACTAGATTGGCCGCCCGCGGTTGGACCAGAGAAGGTGGCGACCTATTCGAAACCATCGACAGAATGGATAAAGCTGGTTGCTGTCGTTATGTGGTGACTGACGTTACATCTGACGGAATGCTCACTGGCCCTAACCTAGAATTGTTAGGAGCGGTGTGTGCTCGTACCAAAGCTAAAGTTGTGGCCAGTGGCGGTATTTCCAGCTTGGAGCAAATCCGTCAACTTGCTGGGCTTACACCAATAGGTGTTGAGGGTGCAATCATCGGTACTGCTCTATATTTAGGAAAATTTACATTGTCAGATGCCCTTGCAGTAGCCGCTAGGGTTCGACTCGGTTAATCCTTGGAGGAAGATTAAGTGTCGCCAAGTTGGGCAGAGGCCTTCGTCGAACCTAGCCTTGACTGGAAGTTCGTGACTTTCGAAGATCTCGAAGATATTGCAGAGCTGCGATTAGCTATCGAATACATGGATGACCCGACCGAGCGTAGGACGTTATCTGATATGCGGGCTGAGTACACCGAAGATCATGCTCAACCAAATAAACATGCGGTGGTTGGGCGTGACAAAGGTGGAACAATTGTCGCTTATGCCTGGAACCATCCATCGCTTACAGCCGGCGTTAATCCTCATGTTTGGATGGAAATTGGGGTTCATCCGGCATGGAGGCACCGAAGAATTGGTTTGCATTTAGTTAAATGGTCAATTGAACGCGCTCGAATGTGGTGGCGCAGCATTCATGCCAAAGATCCACTAATTGTGGAGATGGCGGTCGATGAATCCAGCAGTCTAGAAAATGATTTGCGAATTAATGGTGAGTTGAAACCGCAGCGCTGGTTCTTTGATATGCATCGTGAGCTAGATGAACCGTTGACGAGTTGTCCTACGCCTAGTGGCATCGTTATAAAAAAATACAGTAGTCAATACTGTGAGCAGGTTCGGATTGCTCACAATTTAGCTTTCAGTACCCGCGCTGGCGCTCATGGGATTGATGAGGCACAGTGGGACAAACAGATGCGCCGCAGCGAGTTTCGTCCTGAATGGTCATGGCTGGCATTAGACAGTGATAGCGGTGAAGTTGTCGGTTACGTTTTGAATTCGCAATTAGATTCTGACGGAATTAAAGAGGGCTGGACAGACCGCATAGGCGTGATCCCAGCCTGGCGCGATAAGGGTGTAGCATCATGTCTGCTTTGTGCCGCTATTGAATCATTTGTAACCAGCGGTTGTCTCCAAGCTGGGATAGGTGTTGATACTGATAAACCCGTTACTCAACTCTTTAATTCTCTAGGCTTTAAGTCTGATGATCGCGTTGTGCTTTACCAGGCAAGATACGTTGATTAGATTAGTTTTGATTAAACTTTAGGAAGGATAGCGCATGAGTGGGCATTCCAAGTGGGCAACTACCAAACACAAGAAAGCAGCCATCGATGCTAAGCGAGGCAAATTATTTGCCAAACTGATCAAAAATATCGAAGTGGCTGCCAGAGTTGGTGGTGGTGATCCCGGAGGAAACCCCACACTTTATGACGCTATCCAGAAAGCCAAAAAGAGTTCGGTACCCAATGACAACATTGATCGCGCCGTAAAACGTGGTTCTGGTGAAGGCGATGATGCGGTTTCCTATGAGTCGCTAACTTATGAGGCTTACGGGCCAAACGGGGTGGCCATCCTTATCGAGTGCTTAACCGATAACCGCAATAGGTCAATTTCTGATGTGCGCGTGGCGGTAACTCGCAACGGTGGCACGATCGCCGACGGTGGCTCCGTTCAGCGGCTATTTGAGCGTAAAGGTGTTGTTACGGTAGCCAAGGAACAAGAAGTGCCAGGAGAGGGTCGTAAGACTCATACCAAGACCGTTAGCGAAGATGAGCTGTTAGAGGCCACTATTGATGCTGATGTTGAGGACATTATTGATCAAGGTGACGCTTTTGAATTGGTTTCTGACCCCAATGATCTGGTTGAGGTACGCAAAGCAGTTCAGGAAGCCAACATCGATTATGACTCAGCCGATGTAAGTTTTGTGCCGACCTTTGAGCAGATGCTGGACAAGGTAGAGGATGCCCAAAAATTAGAACGCATCATTGATGCCTTGGAAGATTGTGATGATGTGCAAAATGTTTATCACAATGCTGATATGACCGATGAGGTGGCAGCCCAGTTGGGAGCCGAAGACTGATGCTGGTGCTTGGCGTTGACCCTGGGCTTACTAGGTGCGGGGTTGGCGTCGTCGAGGCTATCGGGGCATCTTCACCCAGGTTGGTGACGGTGGGGGTGATACGCACTAGCCCAGATCAAGATCACGCTCACCGCCTGTTGAAAATCAACAATGATTTGGAACGTTGGGTAACTAAGATAAAGCCAGATGCGATAGCCGTAGAGCGAGTGTTCGCTCAGCACAATTTGCGTACTGTTACCGGCACTGCGCAGGCTGCTGGGTTAGCAATGATGATTGCTGCCAAATATGGTATTCCTGTTGCTTTACATACGCCGAGCGAGGTAAAAGCAGCAGTAACTGGCTCGGGTAGCGCTGATAAAGCTCAAGTTGGGGCTATGGTAAAACGCATCCTACGACTTAGCGAAGCACCAAAACCGGCAGATGCTGCTGACGCTGTGGCCTTAGCGCTATGCCACATCTGGCGCTCTGGGGGAACTAATAGATATCAGCAGGCCTTAGCCAAGAAAGGGTTCAAATGATTGCCAGACTCTGCGGCCAGGTAATCGAGGTAAACCCATCTGAGGTTGTTATCGATGTTTCCGGGGTGGGCTATCAGATATTCTGCACACCCCAAACCGCCGGCGGACTGACGCCAGGACAACTAGGTACCGTTTATACCTCGATGGTGGTACGTGAGGACGCCATCAGTCTCTATGGTTTTGCTAATCAATCTGAACGTGACACTTTCGAGCTAATGCGTACTGTTTCTGGGGTTGGCGTTAAAACGGCTTTAGCGATGTTGGCGGTGATGAGCCCGGAAAAAATCGTTCAAGTCGTGCATTCGGAGGATGTTAAGGCGTTGACGGCTGTGCCGGGTATCGGCTCTAAAGGCGCGCAACGGATTGTATTAGAGCTAAAAGATAAAGTTGCCAAACTCAATGTTGATGCGCTCACTGACGTTAACGAGCCTTCAGTCACCCTTTGGCGCGAGCAAGTGGTTGCCGGTCTCGTCGGATTAGGCTGGCCGACGAAACAGGCTGAGGCGGCTTGCGACCAAATAAGCGTGCTAGCTGATACTAACCCAGAGATTGGGGTGGCAGGGTTGCTTAAGGCCGCTTTGCGGAGGTTAGCAAAATGAGTGAAGAATTGCCTGGCGAAATCTCAGCTCACGCCGTTGACCCACGTCCCACACTGGACGATAAGGCTGCCGAGGCTGCATTGCGTCCGGAGTCGTTGGCCGAGTTTAGTGGTCAACCTAGAGTTTCTGACCAGCTTGGTCTAATGCTTCAAGCCGCTAAACATCGTGGCGGTTCTCCAGATCATGTGTTGTTGTCGGGTCCGCCAGGTTTAGGCAAGACGACTTTGGCAATGATCATCGCCAAAGAGTTAGAGGCACCGATTCGAATAACCTCAGGCCCTGCAATCCAACACGCCGGTGATTTGGCGGCTATCCTGTCTTCTCTTAGCCCTGGTGAGGTGCTTTTCCTAGACGAGATTCACCGCATGTCACGTCCGGCCGAAGAAATGCTTTATCTTGCAATGGAAGATTTTCGGGTAGACGTGATAATCGGTAAAGGACCTGGCGCTACTGCGATACCAATTGAGATTCCACCTTTTACCCTGGTAGGAGCGACAACACGAGCTGGGCTATTACCTAGCCCATTGCGCGATAGATTCGGTTTCACTGCTCAGCTGGATTTCTACGAGACCGACGATTTACGCGGCATTGTTTTACGTTCGGCAAAGAAACTGGGGTTGCATGTGGATGATCAGCCAGCTGATGAAATTGCTCGGCGTTCTCGGGGTACTCCTCGAATTGCTAATCGGCTGTTGCGTCGGGTTCGTGACTTTGCGCAAGTT from Vaginimicrobium propionicum encodes the following:
- a CDS encoding YebC/PmpR family DNA-binding transcriptional regulator; this translates as MSGHSKWATTKHKKAAIDAKRGKLFAKLIKNIEVAARVGGGDPGGNPTLYDAIQKAKKSSVPNDNIDRAVKRGSGEGDDAVSYESLTYEAYGPNGVAILIECLTDNRNRSISDVRVAVTRNGGTIADGGSVQRLFERKGVVTVAKEQEVPGEGRKTHTKTVSEDELLEATIDADVEDIIDQGDAFELVSDPNDLVEVRKAVQEANIDYDSADVSFVPTFEQMLDKVEDAQKLERIIDALEDCDDVQNVYHNADMTDEVAAQLGAED
- the ruvC gene encoding crossover junction endodeoxyribonuclease RuvC; this encodes MLVLGVDPGLTRCGVGVVEAIGASSPRLVTVGVIRTSPDQDHAHRLLKINNDLERWVTKIKPDAIAVERVFAQHNLRTVTGTAQAAGLAMMIAAKYGIPVALHTPSEVKAAVTGSGSADKAQVGAMVKRILRLSEAPKPADAADAVALALCHIWRSGGTNRYQQALAKKGFK
- the ruvA gene encoding Holliday junction branch migration protein RuvA, which codes for MIARLCGQVIEVNPSEVVIDVSGVGYQIFCTPQTAGGLTPGQLGTVYTSMVVREDAISLYGFANQSERDTFELMRTVSGVGVKTALAMLAVMSPEKIVQVVHSEDVKALTAVPGIGSKGAQRIVLELKDKVAKLNVDALTDVNEPSVTLWREQVVAGLVGLGWPTKQAEAACDQISVLADTNPEIGVAGLLKAALRRLAK
- the ruvB gene encoding Holliday junction branch migration DNA helicase RuvB, giving the protein MSAHAVDPRPTLDDKAAEAALRPESLAEFSGQPRVSDQLGLMLQAAKHRGGSPDHVLLSGPPGLGKTTLAMIIAKELEAPIRITSGPAIQHAGDLAAILSSLSPGEVLFLDEIHRMSRPAEEMLYLAMEDFRVDVIIGKGPGATAIPIEIPPFTLVGATTRAGLLPSPLRDRFGFTAQLDFYETDDLRGIVLRSAKKLGLHVDDQPADEIARRSRGTPRIANRLLRRVRDFAQVNNHGVITKEVATATLELYDVDPLGLDRLDRQVLEAICQKFSGGPVGLSTLAIAVGEEAETVSEVAEPFLVRLGFLMRTPRGRVATPEGWAHLGLDMFAGGLG